The DNA segment AGGGGAaattatgatttattttctttgatttgGTACAAAAAAGCTGATGATCAACATGATCCTACAGCCGAGGGTCTAGAATAAATTAATTGTAATGTTTAATTCATTCTGTTTTTGTATCACGTCTGCTTTGTTTGTTCATCCCAATGAATGAACAAATGGTGTCTCAGTGGTAATTGCAAAAACATCATGTATTGCTCAAGAGACCTCCCAACTGCTGAAGCGTCTAAATGATTTTACATCGTCATCTTTTTGTGTAATCCCCATGATTCTTGTTTGCTTTTTGCATTTACACCTCTTTGCCAGTTTGCTTTAGTCCAAAACAACCAAATTGTCATTAGTTTAATAGAATTTCATTTCACACTTCATGTAACGCACACTCTCTTGATAAAGGCACCAGAACGAATGTTACAGAAGCCCCTTGATGAGTTTTGAGTTCATCATTATACGTCTGTTGATCAAATATgtcgtttttttaaaaaggggacgTTAAGTAACGTTAAGGCTCTAATTGAGTTTTTACAGTAGAGGGAATAACAAGCAGCTCGTCGTGCCGGAAAATCATCTGCAGTGGCGCGATCCTTAATGAACTTTGCGCGCGGCACGCGGGCGACACGCGCATCAGCGCGACACGTGCTGTCACCCGAAGTcagcggagccccccccccccgcggagcGCCGCCAAGCCCGCACTCCACACTCACTGCAAAGGCTCGATcaggtggctgctgctgctgcttccactGCTTCATTCCAACGATGAGCTCCGATCTCCCCAAAAGCGAGTCCACTACTTCCCTGCTGAGATCCTCGGCACCGAACCACAGGTCCGGGGACTCCGGTCCGCGCGATCGCCGGAGCCACCGGACTCATCAGCATCATTCCGCCGGAGCTGGAGGCAACGATTACGCGGGCTGGACGGAGGACTGCGAGACGAGCGCACGGAGACCTCTCTGCCAACCGAGACACGCGGACTCTCGAGATACGGCGGCCGATCACCGCGGGCCGAAGAGCCGCACTCAGCAGCGACAGGCGAGCCTCGCGGAGGATGGTTACTGTCGGGAGGAGGCGAGACACCGGACGACTCCGCACCAGATGGAGCGCGGCCAGCCGTCCCGGTCCAAACACTCccagcatcagcaccaccatcaccagGACAGGAAGACCTCTCCGGCTCCCTCCTATCCGAAGCAGGCGGACGACGCGGCTCACTTCTTTGAGCCGAAGGAGAGAGTCACCACAGGGTCGTCGTCCTCTAGCCTGAGCTCCGGTGCGCCTGCGACCAGCGCGCCTCTCAAGTCCGCCAACAGCCGCACGTCCAAACGGCACAGCGCGCCCGCGTCCGAGCACGACTCCACTCTTCATCCGATAGTGAAGTCAGTCTTTGGGCAGGTAAGAGGGCGCACGGAGTCTAAACTAATCATGTCCATTTGTTGTCGatgtaaaaatactaataaGTCAACTGCTAGAATCCAGAATCCAAACTCCAAACTGGAAGTAACACGGATAtcttaaaaaaaggtttaatagGAATTGTGTTTtagattcatatttttttaagtaacaTTGGGGGAGATTTTACTCAACACATTTTGGTGAGGCCATGCCAGGACAAATCCCCTTCGACTGGGTCCACGGATAacgtggaggaaaaaaaaggaactgaaGCTAATTTTACAAGGTCACTCAACCAGAGAATAGACATTAATTTGTTGGTAGTAAGACAATCCAAAAGGGAACCAGGCGTGCTGATGTGTTTCACTTTCACCTTTATATGTTGAACaaagtgaaaatgtaataatatacaTGCTATGATTGCCAAATGTGCATCATAGCCGTATAAGTgcttattaaaaatgtatgaacTGCTGACCTGATTGGTGACAGCAGGTGGAGGTACATGGAGGGGAAGGTGAAGCAGCCGGTCAAGCATCCCGATATGAATACAAACGCTTTCATCTGCCTGTCACCTGAGCAACAGCAGGGGGATCAACTCTCCCTGCGTGGAAAACTTTTCATTGTTGagagcttcacacacacacacacacacacacacacccacacacacacacacacacacacacacacacacacacacacacacacacacacacacatgcacacatgcacacatgcacacgcactcacacactcataCCATTTATATAACGAGGCGTGAGGTCACCAGCAAGTAAAAGTTCTTCCCTGCATCCCCTGTTCACTAATACGTCAGTTGTCTGCCTCACTTCTCCCTTGACTCCGACACATCGTGCAGTCGTACGGTGCTCCcgtcttttccccttttttgcattgaaatcCTTCCCTCTGCgtggatgataaaaaaaaaagctcaagaGGAGACAATTACCTCCCCAAACGCTAATGTGTTCCAGAAATAACTCTTCTCAATCCAGGCCAGAGCTTCAATCAGCCCCAGAGGTTCCAGTGAGACGAAATATAACACCAATTTGCAATGAAAGGTCTCTGAGGCCGCTGACATGTGTGACAACGTTTTGTTGTTTCCATCAAATAGGTTTTGATGGAGTGTATATTTTGCGTCTGAATCGCTGCTTTTCTGGGACGTCAGAGTGAAGTGAGTTGACGCTACTCACTTGTGCACATCGGTGTTTGTGTGAAAGGGAGAGCAAGAGAGGCTGGAAGACGGATGAAAACAGAAGGATGGGTTTTTTTGCACCGGTTCATGATGTCTTGAATGTCTTTGAATGCTCCTTGTGTAGATGTAGGAGAACAATGCATAACACACGGTGAGCTATTACACAGTATGAATGTTTTCTTACGTAAGATCAAGATCTGCATACAACCCCAACTAAACAAATGTTCTCCTTGTGAGAACATCAATCTAAAAATAGACCATCCAGAACTGATTTTCAGATCCTTGAGGAATGGTTTGGCGAGCATGATACCTGACCAAGCAAATTTGAGAAacttgcaaataaaaaaaagcaggtgTCATCTCCAACATGTTTGTCCAAGCCGTCAATTAATAATCCACAGTTTCATATTCATAAGATGAATCgtgaatgcacaaaaaaaggcctttgtgtGGATTAGAGTCGGGACAATAGGTTGTGTTATCTATTAGATAAAGCAGCTTTTTCACAATGTGACAATCAAAATGCATTGTCAACGAAATCCTAATATTTCTGCACATTCAGGCCTTTAAACTGTCCAGGTTACACATCACACCATGTCCAAGGACAGGcattatcttttcttttggtCCCAGTAGAAAATCAGTTTCTATTTTAGGTGATTCTAACAACCGCCACATCCCTCAGCCTTTGTGACCTTGTTATAAAATAATACCAACACTGGGAATCTGAAACTGCCGTGCAGGTCTGTTAACTGCTGCGGAGAGATTCTATCATTGGGcagattcttttcttttccaattaAATCTACCGTATTTCGATGAAAGCGCTTGTGCATtaaccagcagagggagcaaGTGCCGTTTGCTCTAATAGGCCTGAATTCAAAGCGAGTGTGTGAAGAGGGATAAACCGCCCGCTGTGTCACATCAGTGAGGCAGGAGAAGTGATCGGgcaggcagagaaagagagggaagcgAGGACAATCGGATGAATTGGGAGACGGCGCTGGCGGACCTGATGATTGTTATGTAAGACAAACGCTCATCAGCTCTCACTTCCCTGCTCCCACCTGACAGCTCTGGAGACAATGCGAGGAAAGGTCCTCAAACGCAGATTAGCCCTTCACTTCCTGGCCTGGTTTTCCTGTTGCTCATCACGCATTCCCATCCACTGGGGGTTTCCTGTCTGttttccccctttctctcgtttcttttccttttttttggccCTCAGAAAATCTGTATTCCTCTGCCAGGGTCACACTGACCTTGATGACGTctgtagaaagagagagaggagatgcAGGCTTCACCAGAAAAGACCAAATGAGTTGAATGAGGATGGAGAGATGGGTAGAGATAAGAGGAAAGAGATCCTTGTTTCCACCACAGCATATGCCTCCAGCATGTCTGGAGCAGGCTATTTTTAGACGCAGATGATATTTTTATATCTGTGCCGGCAAAGAAGGAGGTAGAAAACTCACTCTTTGGTTAAATCCCCCTTTTTGAGACGAAGATTAGGAAGTGAAATGTAAAAAGCCTGCGCACCCAACCGCACAGGCTGCGATTTTGCAGGCACACGCGCCCGCGTGCACGATGATGCAGAATATTCATTGAGACCTCGGGCTGAAAGGGAAAATCAGTGGGAGACAGAGAACGGAATAATGAGCCAGAGGAGAAACAACAAAAGGTTTATGGACTGAATAAGACGTGTCAATAGTTTCCTTCTGCTGACGCACTGGACTTTTGATTAGACCAATTTCCACAGAAAGTAAAATCCGAAATACCCGAGAATCTGTGTGAAAGATGACGGTTCAAACTTTCTTGCCTCATCTCAAGCCCAAGAAGATGACgcaagtgttgttgttttttttagcgcGCAGACGTCCTCGGATGACGGCAAGAatacgcacacaaaaaaacaatctcaCGGCCACTCTATTCATCCCTTTGTCTTTGCATCAGAACAGAGTGTGAATTAATCCCAGTAGCTTCAGGGAACAGGCCGGTTTGACTTGAACATGGTTACACGTCATTCAACCTTGAAAATAAAgtggaaaaagataaagaagtGCTCCCTTTATAGCAAAAGGACAATTGGCCGGGTTGATGCTGAACACAGCCAGGCCTTCATTCCCAGTCTCTCGGCTCATTTAACGCACCGAATGAACCAGGAATAAAAATAACTTCCAGATATTCAGTGACAATCAAAGGCAATTATTTGTATTTCCTATTGAAATGGAGCCTGCTGTTAGTACATGCTTTCATAAATCTGCATTGTGTGCACAGTTAATGCATTTCAAAAAACCCCTTTCAATCTGCGTGTGATGCGTGATAAACAACCCTCAGATATTCCTCAGCTACACAGATTCTTACGCCCGGAATGCTCCTGAAACGCTGTCGGTTTTGTAGTGCGAACGTACTTCTTTAAatcaaagtgtgtgtatgtgtgtgaaagcGAGGAAGGGTGAGGAGAaggaagcagcagagagggagggggagagaaatgGATCCCATGCCCGTGCACACCATGGTCTGACATTATGAGAGCTGACGGCTCCTGTGTCTGACGTCCGATGTGTTCTGAAGTTCACAATGAGCCCCCGGTGAGCGGCCGGGTGAATCATCCGCAGAGCAACACAGAGGCAGAGATATTGAAAGGGAGCGAGACCCGAAGAGACTTCGGCGTGAGTGTGTTCGTTTAGAAAGCAGAGAATAGACGAGGTTGAACGGGAGATGAATAAGGATGCTTAATTGTGTTACATAGCATCCGCCTGCAGTTACCTAAGGAGTACATGCTGCttgtagaaccccccccccccccccccatgagggTTTCATGGTTTGTAGTTTTAGACTTCAGATCCTTAAAGTCAGCCTCCACAAAACGTTGTTGTGCTTATTGTTACTTGTTTTTCACTTGGATGTTTGACCTTCATTGTGCAGAGTTTGACACCAGCCGGCTGTTTGCCGATTCATCTCCTGAAGGGAGAgagtttgtttctttgtctctgCCAAAGCGCACTCGTCGTCACAGCTGGTTTGCAAGCAAAACATCATTCAAAGTAGAGCTTTTTTACTATTTCTCATCCTGTCTTTTATGTGGAAAAGTACCAATtatacaaagtaaaaataatgcTAAATACAAAAATTAAAAGCATTCTCAGTAAAACGTACTTAATGTTTAACTACTCATTACGTATAACAGCTTGTAAAGCGGTTTACCATTATTCTAAATAAAAGATACAAGTTGAATGTGTCACTGGTCAAACCGATAATTCCAACATTTCTTACATACCATTTGctacattaacattaaactATTTATCAGTATTTATAAGGTGATCATGGTTTTTATATGTAATATCTACATTTACAAAGTGAATAGCGGAGTTAAAATTTGTCTCTGAAACGCAgaagaataaaataacatgaaacGGAAACACTATATTACAGTTACCTTTAATTAATAGGTTATTTTACATTGATACGTCATGGGGGCGGCTGTGGGCTGGACAGCTTACCCTCAAATTGTGTGTGGTCTCTGCCATCAGCGTATGAGTGTGTATCAGTGCAAAATGCCCTTCAAATAGTCCATTTAGCATCTTCATTTCACTGCCTGTGTCAGAGGTGTTTGATCTTTAgattgtcactgtgtgtgtgtgtgtgtgtgtgtgtgtgtggatgagagAGCCTGAGAGAGACCATTTCTTtgcctcgctgtgtgtgtgtgtgtgtgtgtgtgtgtggatgagagAGCCTGAGAGAGACCATTTCTTtgcctcgctgtgtgtgtgtgtgtgtgtgtgtgtgtgtgtgtgtatgtgtgtgtgtgtgtgtgtgtgtgtggatgagagAGCCTGAGAGAGACAGCCTCTTTGCCgcgctgtgcgtgtgtgtttgcatcctcGGTGGTACACGACACACGATACATGTGTGATTTCTCTTACATTTTGGCTTTGATCTGTCCTTCAAGCTTAACACTGTGGCGCCCCAccacgtgtgtgcatgtgtgtgtgacggagagaAGTGGATGGATGCTGGGGGATGAGTGGGTAGAAATATGGAAGAGTCGGGGGGCGAATAGAGAGCATGTGTGATATTTTTAGCTCCACAGCCCCACATCCGCGTGTGTTTAAtcgagtgtgcgtgcgtgtgtttgtgtgtgcatgtttggaTTAGTGTATGCGGCGTCTCGCTCAGGGGAAGGTAATATGCTTGTCCGAACTAGCGTCTTCCGTCACATTGGAATTGATGGTTTGAAACTGTGAAGTGAGCGAGAGTAGTGGAGAGAGCTGAGGGTTAAAAAAGGGCAGGAGGCAGACTGACGGACAGAGAAAGAGAtgcaaagggagagagacagggagagagagagagggagagagagcgagagagaggggagggagggagggaggaaagacgcTTTAGGAGAGAGGATGGAATGAATAAGCAATCTTGCTTTTTCTACTTCTGCCGCCTGCATCTCGCTCTGATCACATGCATGCTTCCTCTCCCTCGCTTCTCTTTGTGCTGTTCTGATCCGTCCCGTTTTCCTCGTTTGCATATTaacctcttttgtttgtgtgtccctcccCTCGTACCTTCCGGGGTCTTTGCCCGTTGGTCCTCCCGGGacactccttcctcctcttctaccCCTTATGAtacctctgctgctctccctgCCTCGTTCCACATGTCCTCTCATATCAGTCGGTGACCCTCTGAACCCTCTTTCCCTTCCTAATCACTCCTATTCCCATGCATGCCCGGAAgcatatgcaaacacacatgcatacactcACATACAGCCACACTGCCAAAGACACGGTTagagaaaaaacataaaacaggaAGGATTTTACTTTGCAATGGGCAACTCTGTAAAGTCGCTTAAAATTTTCACCAAGAAGGTAAGGTCTGCTCTGCTGTGGTCTCCTTGAAGCCCCTGACTGGTGCATGTTTGTCTCATGGTGTGTCCCCGACCTGACCGAAAGCTACTTGACTGGACCCTGGACTGCCtgacttagtgtctctgtgttttgtgttacCCAAATCCAAAAACAATAGTTTCTTGTGCCGTAGTTTCAGACTATTTTAGGAATTTACTGTTTATTATTAAGTACGACTTTGTTGAAAACCCATTTTGCACGTTTAACGCAGCGCTCAAACATATTGCATTTTGTAATGTTACAAGTTGCATCTGTGATAATTATTGCGCGGCACATTCCGTAGGAACCCATTTTAGCCTTTTAGACAAAGCTCAGAGGAGTGTCGTCAGAGATTAGAGTTGGGTCAGTTTGCACAGCGACGCAACCTTAGCAGCCGGCGGAAGATCGCTAAGCTGTTGAACCTGCACCTGCGGGATGTGACCAGTCAGTGGAAGTGTTGCTAAACAGGTGTGCTCCGTCACACGATGTCACACTCCATTAGCTCCAACGTACCACTGCCGCTGAGGCCGTTAGTTCACAACATAAGTGCGCAGTTGAAGAACGAGGGAAGAACATTCAGATGTCATTTGTAAAAAACGTCTCAAGAAGATGACCTTGGTCCGTACAATACGTCTCTTGCATCAGCTGTCCCCGTGGTATCAGCTTATGCTCGGATAGACACTCAGTGTAGCAGACAGACGGCCCCGCCAATAGGTCTCCTCCACATCCGCAGCTGCACATCCTTGAGAAAGCACGATATGACGAGCAACTGTTGATGCCATCTGTGCTAAATAGGTTGGAGTGGTAAAgaagtcttcttcttctttgcttaTATAACCGAAAGCGTGTGGCTTCATAGTTTTCTGGCACGATATACCCACAGACAGCCTATAGCTCCATGCATCACTTGGTCAGATTACCCAGTGGGCATCCGTTCCCGTGGTGGGGGGACCGTAGGAATGCATGAACTGGCAACGTGAGAGATGGAGCGTGAAGGtcatttgtatatatattgtatatttgcGTGTTGTTTATTCTTGCatattcatttttgttgttaCGCATGCATGTGGATGTCTTGTGGCATTCGTAAACCGGCAGCTTAATGTCTGTGAgattaaaagcagcagcagaaataGTACTTTGGTAATTTGCTGTGACAGGGAGTCCACTCGTTTTTTAGCGGATACTCCTCGGCTGAGTTGGATGTTGGACGCCGTTACTTGACGAGTTGTACCAACGTGTTCATGTTTTATAAGCAAGAAATGTTGCTGCTCAAATAGTTGGTCAAAGAATATGCGTTCTGCATTTCGTCCGAGCTGCTCTCTCCAACTCAAATATCAGCCAGAGCTGATGGTTAGACCCTATTAGGCTTTATTTTCTGTAGAAGAGGCTTGTTTAGTCCACTGATGCAGCGATGACCTGTTTTTAATTGCCTGTAGCTTTCTCTGTAATTGGGATTAGTGCTGTTAGAATACTTTTTCAAGCTGGTTAGTCGGCTGATAGGTGAttataatgaaatgaatggcTGAACTTTAGCCTCATCTTCTGGACAACGAAGTGATTCAACAATGTGcgcaaaaaaataattcaaatataattgaaaataattcaaataacgTTTCCAGTCTTGATTATAAATGACTGTGTCATCAATCCTTTTTTCTCTACTCGCAGGCACTATTCGTTCTAAcacatttaatgtaattaattagAATCCTAATGCTGTCAGTTAGATGTGGACTCATGTGGACTTTTTTTCCACCCACAAATTGGCTATTAGAGCACTGGTTGGTTTATTAAACTCCTATTTTTAGTTCTGGCCATCAAATTTGAACTCGTTGGTCTgacattttaatgaatgtttacaAAATGTTGTTGGGTTAGGATTTTACTGATTGCCTTTATGTTCTCCACCAAGTTTGGCTATTCTCagggtatttaaaaaaacatctatgATCATTTTATTGCCAATATGCTAATGTGTGCGACTTTGGGTAGATGTTGCCCTTTTCCACCGATCCCAGCAATGACTTCATCCTAACTATAAGTGCTGCTGTAGTTTAGGCGATGGACTGGGTTTTCCTTTACTGACAAGCTTGGCACCAAATGTGCAGTTGAATGTTAAAGGGCTGTTTTGTGAGGCTGTCAGTTTGAAACACGCATTGGGGTTTGGTGATGCAGTTTACTCCATCGTTGGCATCGTCTATAATACGTGCTGCCTCATGTGTCACAGTGCAGAGAGCAGCGCAGATTCATGGATGGCATCAGTTGCTCTTGTCATGAAATGACAACCTCTTCCCACTGACTGAGGTGCTTCTCTATCACTGACCTGACTACACCTCTCCATGACTGACCTGACTCCACCTCTCCATCACTGACCTGACTCCACCTCTCCATGACTAACCTGACTCCACCTCTCCATGACTGACCTGACTCCACCTCTCCATGACTGACCTGACTACACCTCTCCATGACTGACCTCACTACACCTCTCCATGACTGACCTGACTCCACCTCTCCATGACTGACGACTACACCTCTCCATGACTGACCTGACTACACCTCT comes from the Gasterosteus aculeatus chromosome 14, fGasAcu3.hap1.1, whole genome shotgun sequence genome and includes:
- the cabp1b gene encoding calcium-binding protein 1b isoform X1, which encodes MNFARGTRATRASARHVLSPEVSGAPPPRGAPPSPHSTLTAKARSGGCCCCFHCFIPTMSSDLPKSESTTSLLRSSAPNHRSGDSGPRDRRSHRTHQHHSAGAGGNDYAGWTEDCETSARRPLCQPRHADSRDTAADHRGPKSRTQQRQASLAEDGYCREEARHRTTPHQMERGQPSRSKHSQHQHHHHQDRKTSPAPSYPKQADDAAHFFEPKERVTTGSSSSSLSSGAPATSAPLKSANSRTSKRHSAPASEHDSTLHPIVKSVFGQDQKKNYKAVHSSEEGGSGGAYLEPLVALAQNGATMHNVLGPACIFLRKGFAESRQADRELRPEEMDELREAFKEFDKDKDGFIGCKDLGNCMRTMGYMPTEMELIELSQQINMNLGGHVDFEDFVELMGPKLLAETADMIGVKELRDAFKEFDTNGDGQISTAELREAMKKLLGQQVGHRDLEDILRDIDLNGDGHVDFEEFVRMMSR
- the cabp1b gene encoding calcium-binding protein 1b isoform X2; its protein translation is MNFARGTRATRASARHVLSPEVSGAPPPRGAPPSPHSTLTAKARSGGCCCCFHCFIPTMSSDLPKSESTTSLLRSSAPNHRSGDSGPRDRRSHRTHQHHSAGAGGNDYAGWTEDCETSARRPLCQPRHADSRDTAADHRGPKSRTQQRQASLAEDGYCREEARHRTTPHQMERGQPSRSKHSQHQHHHHQDRKTSPAPSYPKQADDAAHFFEPKERVTTGSSSSSLSSGAPATSAPLKSANSRTSKRHSAPASEHDSTLHPIVKSVFGQDRELRPEEMDELREAFKEFDKDKDGFIGCKDLGNCMRTMGYMPTEMELIELSQQINMNLGGHVDFEDFVELMGPKLLAETADMIGVKELRDAFKEFDTNGDGQISTAELREAMKKLLGQQVGHRDLEDILRDIDLNGDGHVDFEEFVRMMSR